In Amycolatopsis endophytica, the following are encoded in one genomic region:
- a CDS encoding 50S ribosomal protein L25/general stress protein Ctc, with translation MSEVRLSAEPRTEFGKGAARRTRRAGKVPAVLYGHGTDPRHLALPALEFARVIRENGSNAVLTLSLNGGTELALTKTVTVHPIRNYIEHVDLLVVQRGEKVTVDVPVVVTGDPAPGTLQVQDIDTLSVEVEALHIPEQVEVSIEGAEAGTQILASQVPLPQGATLLTDPESLVVAVGEAQATSAEPAEEGGEEPAAEASTEE, from the coding sequence GTGTCCGAGGTACGTCTGTCCGCCGAGCCACGCACCGAGTTCGGCAAGGGCGCCGCGCGCCGCACCCGTCGCGCTGGCAAGGTTCCCGCCGTGCTCTACGGCCACGGTACCGACCCGCGCCACCTGGCGCTGCCCGCACTGGAGTTCGCCCGGGTCATCCGCGAGAACGGCAGCAACGCCGTCCTCACCCTGAGCCTGAACGGCGGCACCGAGCTGGCGCTCACCAAGACCGTCACCGTGCACCCGATCCGCAACTACATCGAGCACGTCGACCTGCTGGTCGTCCAGCGGGGCGAGAAGGTCACCGTCGACGTCCCCGTCGTCGTCACCGGCGACCCGGCCCCCGGCACCCTGCAGGTCCAGGACATCGACACGCTGTCGGTCGAGGTCGAGGCGCTGCACATCCCCGAGCAGGTCGAGGTGTCCATCGAGGGCGCCGAGGCAGGCACCCAGATCCTCGCCTCCCAGGTTCCGCTGCCCCAGGGCGCGACCCTGCTGACCGACCCGGAGAGCCTGGTCGTCGCGGTCGGCGAGGCCCAGGCCACCAGCGCGGAGCCCGCCGAGGAGGGTGGCGAGGAGCCCGCCGCCGAGGCGAGCACCGAAGAGTAA
- a CDS encoding ribose-phosphate diphosphokinase — protein MSPKSGTPKKNLMLFSGRAHRELAEEVAQHLNVTITPQTAHTFANGELFVRFEESVRGTDAFVIQSHTNPINEWVMEQLIMVDALKRASAKRITVVIPFYPYARQDKKHKGREPISARLIADLFKTAGADRIMTVDLHTAQIQGFFDGPVDHLFAQTLLADHVRKTYGDADIAVVSPDSGRVRLAEKWAQQLGDRPIAFIHKTRDPDKPNQAVANRVVGQVEGKLCILVDDMIDTGGTIVKATDALLAEGAADVVIATTHGILSDPATERLSNCKAREVIVTNSLPIAPEKHFANLTVLSIAPLLAEAIQQVFEDGSVTSLFDGNA, from the coding sequence ATGAGTCCTAAGTCCGGCACGCCGAAGAAGAACCTCATGCTCTTCTCCGGCCGCGCACACCGGGAACTCGCGGAGGAGGTCGCGCAGCACCTCAACGTGACGATCACCCCGCAGACGGCGCACACCTTCGCCAACGGCGAGCTGTTCGTGCGCTTCGAGGAATCGGTCCGGGGCACGGACGCCTTCGTCATCCAGAGCCACACCAACCCCATCAACGAGTGGGTGATGGAGCAGCTGATCATGGTGGACGCGCTCAAGCGCGCCAGCGCCAAGCGCATCACCGTGGTCATTCCGTTCTACCCGTACGCGCGGCAGGACAAGAAGCACAAGGGCCGCGAGCCGATCTCGGCCCGGCTGATCGCCGACCTGTTCAAGACCGCGGGCGCCGACCGGATCATGACGGTCGACCTGCACACCGCCCAGATCCAGGGCTTCTTCGACGGTCCGGTGGACCACCTGTTCGCGCAGACCCTGCTCGCCGACCACGTCCGGAAGACCTACGGCGACGCCGACATCGCCGTCGTCTCACCGGACTCGGGCCGTGTGCGGCTGGCCGAGAAGTGGGCGCAGCAGCTGGGCGACCGGCCGATCGCGTTCATCCACAAGACCCGTGACCCGGACAAGCCGAACCAGGCGGTCGCGAACCGGGTCGTCGGCCAGGTCGAGGGCAAGCTCTGCATCCTGGTCGACGACATGATCGACACCGGCGGCACGATCGTGAAGGCCACCGACGCGCTGCTCGCGGAGGGCGCCGCGGACGTCGTCATCGCGACCACGCACGGCATCCTGTCCGATCCGGCCACGGAGCGGCTGTCCAACTGCAAGGCGCGCGAGGTGATCGTCACCAACTCGCTGCCGATCGCACCGGAGAAGCACTTCGCGAACCTGACGGTCCTGTCGATCGCGCCGCTGCTCGCCGAGGCGATCCAGCAGGTGTTCGAGGACGGTTCGGTCACCAGCCTGTTCGACGGCAACGCCTGA